In Humulus lupulus chromosome 6, drHumLupu1.1, whole genome shotgun sequence, a single genomic region encodes these proteins:
- the LOC133785196 gene encoding uncharacterized protein LOC133785196, producing the protein MPQVYQLLAGWQVFCIAKEVAELTLAEVLYFYKLEPQVNVKDKTLDGFYRLKSRRPFAQTPVTQFIMEWRKFYSRLSAEDLDVGGYVNTDNLRLVGMLTTTQTIIILNLLGIACEKNVVIWEQLALDHIAEVEKAWRADAAQRKKDQGRTKAATSEELFEDALPNTGAPGTSVSGRGDSGMSTPASEMRRLLKDRAARKAARKASEATGPEPSPNKEVPGTELLPGGGALAAIPIQAVEPAVVSGPAQNPVIDLEAGAPASQSSGKRGLEAGAKEADTGKRPRTRRACSAEESHGESRLATKEVDLMSHRSADLVDELAVKMETAKLELEVAVNQREAAKGALGQEMARAQAEREEFDRAKVGLEEALSRKTKEADERATLLEAVAAQSVLDKEEIQTLKARVCELGDSLLEEKAAHEASCREKEEAKGMLEKFHFIAAPN; encoded by the exons ATGCCGCAAGTGTACCAGCTACTTGCTGGATGGCAGGTGTTCTGCATCGCGAAGGAGGTCGCGGAGCTGACCCTTGCAGAAGTCTTATACTTCTACAAgttggagccgcaggtcaacgtgaaggacaagaccttggacggcTTCTACAGACTAAAGTCGCGAA GacctttcgctcaaactcccgTCACCCAGTTCATCATGGAATGGAGGAAGTTCTACTCCAGGTTGAGCGCGGAGGACCTGGACGTAGGCGGCTACGTCAACACAGACAACCTTCGATTGGTCGGGATGCTCACGACCACCCAAACCATCATCATCTTGAACCTTCTGGGCATCGCCTGCGAGAAGAACGTCGTCATCTGGGAGCAATTGGCCTTGGATCACATTGCAGAAGTGGAGAAAGCGTGGCGAGCTGACGCGGCCCAGCGCAAGAAGGACCAGGGCCGGACGAAGGCGGCCACTTCGGAGGAGCTCTTTGAGGATGCCCTACCGAACACTGGGGCTCCCGGgactagcgtatcggggcgag GAGACTCCGGTATGTCTACTCCTGCCAGCGAAATGAGGCGACTCCTCAAGGATAGGGCGGCTAGGAAAGCTGCCAGGAAAGCAAGCGAGGCGACAGGCCCAGAACCCAGCCCCAACAAAGAAGTACCCGGGACAGAACTTCTTCCCGGTGGGGGAGCCCTTGCCGCAATCCCCATTCAAGCCGTAGAGCCAGCTGTAGTCTCCGGCCCCGCCCAAAACCCTGTGATAGACTTGGAGGCAGGTGCACCGGCTAGCCAAAGTTCCGGAAAAAGGGGCCTGGAAGCCGGAGCTAAGGAGGCCGacaccgggaagaggccccgAACTAGGCGGGCTTGCTCGGCCGAGGAGTCGCACGGCGAGAGTCGACTCGCCACAAAAGAG GTTGATCTGATGTCCCATCGGAGTGCCGACCTGGTGGACGAGTTGGCCgtgaagatggagacggccaagctggagctggaggtgGCCGTCaatcagagggaggccgccaaggggGCCCTTGGCCAGGAGATGGCCCGTGCCCAGGCGGAGCGTGAGGAGTTCGACCGTGCTAAGGTCGGACTGGAAGAGGCTTTGTCCCGGAAGACAAAGGAGGCCGATGAGCGGGCAACACTCTTGGAGGCGGTCGCGGCTCAGTCTgtcctggacaaggaggagatccagacCCTGAAGGCCCGGGTCTGCGAACTCGGCGATTCTCTTCTCGAGGAGAAGGCAGCGCACGAAGCATCCTGCCGCGAGAAGGAGGAGGCCAAGGGCATGCTGGAG aaatttcattttattgCCGCTCCTAATTGA